The proteins below are encoded in one region of Juglans microcarpa x Juglans regia isolate MS1-56 chromosome 4D, Jm3101_v1.0, whole genome shotgun sequence:
- the LOC121261542 gene encoding synaptotagmin-4 isoform X1, translating into MTFYAGMFMGIVLGVGLIISFARYEKIRSKRRSDLAKTVAAFARMTVQDSRKILPDEFYPTWVVFSQRQKLTWLNLQLDKIWPYVDEAASELIRNNVEPILEQYRPAVLASLKFSKLTLGTVAPQFTGVSVIESESDSHGVTLELEMQWDGNPNITLDIKTRVGVTLPVQVKNIGFTGVFRLIFKPLVDEFPCFGAVSYSLREKKKLDFTLKIVGGDISTIPGISDAIEETIRDAVEDSITWPVRKIVTILPGDYSNLELKPVGTLEVKLVRAKDLTNKDIIGKSDPYVVLFIRPLRDRMKTSKIINNQLNPVWNEHFEFIVEDDSTQHLTVRVFDDEGIQASELIGCAQVPLKDLQPGKVKDVWLPLVKDLEVQRDTKYRGQVHLELLYCPFGMENIFKNPFDPESSLTYLEKKALKSGADETAVGDLGKTAAQKKSGVIVRGVLSVTVIAAEDLPVVDLMGKADPFVVLIMKKSETKAKTRVLNNNLNPVWNQTFDFLVEDALHDMLIVEVWDHDTFGKEKIGRVIMTLTRVILEGEFQDSFPLDGAKSGKLNLHLKWTPDNILRDS; encoded by the exons ATGACTTTCTATGCCGGTATGTTTATGGGCATTGTCCTCGGCGTTGGCTTGATAATCTCTTTCGCTCGTTATGAAAAAATCCGATCCAAGCGTCGTTCCGATCTG GCAAAGACGGTGGCAGCATTTGCAAGAATGACGGTGCAAGACTCGAGAAAGATCCTTCCGGATGAGTTTTATCCAACTTGGGTCGTATTTTCGCAGCGACAGAAG TTAACTTGGCTTAATCTCCAACTTGACAAGATTTGGCCATATGTTGATGAg GCAGCATCAGAGCTGATAAGAAACAATGTGGAGCCAATTCTTGAGCAATATAGACCAGCGGTCTTAGCTTCCCTCAAGTTCTCCAAGCTAACCCTCGGCACTGTGGCTCCCCAATTTACAG GAGTTTCTGTTATTGAAAGTGAAAGTGATAGTCACGGAGTCACTTTGGAGTTGGAGATGCAGTGGGATGGTAACCCAAATATTACACTTGATATAAAAACTAGAGTTGGTGTTACACTACCTGTACAG GTAAAAAATATTGGATTCACTGGGGTTTTCAGGTTAATCTTCAAACCACTTGTTGATGAGTTTCCTTGTTTTGGAGCTGTTTCTTATTCACTGAGAGAAAAG AAAAAGCTGGATTTTACTCTTAAAATTGTTGGTGGTGATATATCAACAATCCCAGGGATTTCTGATGCTATTGAG GAAACAATACGGGATGCTGTTGAAGATTCTATCACATGGCCGGTTCGGAAAATAGTAACCATATTGCCTGGGGATTATAG CAACCTAGAGTTGAAGCCTGTTGGAACATTAGAAGTGAAGCTAGTGCGAGCAAAGGACTTGACAAATAAAGATATCATTGGGAAATCCGATCCGTATGTGGTCTTATTCATACGCCCATTACGTGACAGAATGAAAACCAGCAAAATAATT aataatCAATTGAATCCAGTCTGGAACGAGCACTTTGAGTTCATTGTTGAGGATGATTCAACACAACACTTGACTGTAAGAGTTTTTGATGATGAAGGGATTCAGGCTTCCGAACTCATTGGTTGTGCTCAAGTGCCACTGAAGGACCTTCAGCCTGGTAAAGTGAAGGATGTGTGGTTGCCACTGGTGAAGGATTTGGAGGTTCAAAGAGACACTAAATATAGGGGCCAG GTGCACTTGGAACTCTTGTACTGTCCATTTGGCAtggaaaatatctttaaaaacccTTTTGACCCTGAAAGCTCCTTGACCTATTTGGAGAAGAAGGCTCTTAAGAGTGGAGCTGATGAAACAGCAGTTGGCGATCTTGGAAAAACTGCAGCACAGAAGAAGAGCGGTGTCATTGTGAGAGGAGTGTTATCTGTGACAGTAATAGCTGCTGAAGACTTGCCAGTTGTGGATTTAATGGGAAAGGCAGACCCCTTTGTCGTCcttattatgaaaaaatctgaaacaaaaGCTAAGACTCGG GTTCTAAACAACAACTTAAATCCAGTCTGGAATCAAACATTTGACTTTCTTGTGGAGGACGCGTTACATGATATGTTAATTGTGGAAGTTTGGGACCACGACACTTTTGGGAAG GAGAAAATAGGAAGAGTCATCATGACACTCACTAGGGTCATATTAGAAGGGGAGTTCCAGGATAGTTTTCCCCTAGATGGTGCTAAATCAGGAAAGCTAAATTTACATCTCAAGTGGACACCAGATAATATACTCCGGGATTCTTAA
- the LOC121261542 gene encoding synaptotagmin-4 isoform X2: protein MQWDGNPNITLDIKTRVGVTLPVQVKNIGFTGVFRLIFKPLVDEFPCFGAVSYSLREKKKLDFTLKIVGGDISTIPGISDAIEETIRDAVEDSITWPVRKIVTILPGDYSNLELKPVGTLEVKLVRAKDLTNKDIIGKSDPYVVLFIRPLRDRMKTSKIINNQLNPVWNEHFEFIVEDDSTQHLTVRVFDDEGIQASELIGCAQVPLKDLQPGKVKDVWLPLVKDLEVQRDTKYRGQVHLELLYCPFGMENIFKNPFDPESSLTYLEKKALKSGADETAVGDLGKTAAQKKSGVIVRGVLSVTVIAAEDLPVVDLMGKADPFVVLIMKKSETKAKTRVLNNNLNPVWNQTFDFLVEDALHDMLIVEVWDHDTFGKEKIGRVIMTLTRVILEGEFQDSFPLDGAKSGKLNLHLKWTPDNILRDS from the exons ATGCAGTGGGATGGTAACCCAAATATTACACTTGATATAAAAACTAGAGTTGGTGTTACACTACCTGTACAG GTAAAAAATATTGGATTCACTGGGGTTTTCAGGTTAATCTTCAAACCACTTGTTGATGAGTTTCCTTGTTTTGGAGCTGTTTCTTATTCACTGAGAGAAAAG AAAAAGCTGGATTTTACTCTTAAAATTGTTGGTGGTGATATATCAACAATCCCAGGGATTTCTGATGCTATTGAG GAAACAATACGGGATGCTGTTGAAGATTCTATCACATGGCCGGTTCGGAAAATAGTAACCATATTGCCTGGGGATTATAG CAACCTAGAGTTGAAGCCTGTTGGAACATTAGAAGTGAAGCTAGTGCGAGCAAAGGACTTGACAAATAAAGATATCATTGGGAAATCCGATCCGTATGTGGTCTTATTCATACGCCCATTACGTGACAGAATGAAAACCAGCAAAATAATT aataatCAATTGAATCCAGTCTGGAACGAGCACTTTGAGTTCATTGTTGAGGATGATTCAACACAACACTTGACTGTAAGAGTTTTTGATGATGAAGGGATTCAGGCTTCCGAACTCATTGGTTGTGCTCAAGTGCCACTGAAGGACCTTCAGCCTGGTAAAGTGAAGGATGTGTGGTTGCCACTGGTGAAGGATTTGGAGGTTCAAAGAGACACTAAATATAGGGGCCAG GTGCACTTGGAACTCTTGTACTGTCCATTTGGCAtggaaaatatctttaaaaacccTTTTGACCCTGAAAGCTCCTTGACCTATTTGGAGAAGAAGGCTCTTAAGAGTGGAGCTGATGAAACAGCAGTTGGCGATCTTGGAAAAACTGCAGCACAGAAGAAGAGCGGTGTCATTGTGAGAGGAGTGTTATCTGTGACAGTAATAGCTGCTGAAGACTTGCCAGTTGTGGATTTAATGGGAAAGGCAGACCCCTTTGTCGTCcttattatgaaaaaatctgaaacaaaaGCTAAGACTCGG GTTCTAAACAACAACTTAAATCCAGTCTGGAATCAAACATTTGACTTTCTTGTGGAGGACGCGTTACATGATATGTTAATTGTGGAAGTTTGGGACCACGACACTTTTGGGAAG GAGAAAATAGGAAGAGTCATCATGACACTCACTAGGGTCATATTAGAAGGGGAGTTCCAGGATAGTTTTCCCCTAGATGGTGCTAAATCAGGAAAGCTAAATTTACATCTCAAGTGGACACCAGATAATATACTCCGGGATTCTTAA
- the LOC121260898 gene encoding uncharacterized vacuolar membrane protein YML018C, which produces MSWRYRAGLFLIAAVVVIWVFSAEVTQGIFTDYKQPFAITYLGASLMVVYLPISFLKDWLCNILKRCSSKSGRNAESLNDFSAGLSSTLKYIGGQKDFELELQGTLTRKDSEADLSPHAEASPLVAKHKDDAHILKQDRELTTKEIATYGFYIAPIWFVTEYLSNAALAHTSVASTTVLSSTSGLFTLFIGVFLGQDSLNLAKVVAVFVSMAGVVMTTMGKTWAKDDSQMNASANGKRSLVGDLFGLLSAMSYGLFTVLLKKFAGEEGERVDVQKLFGYIGLFTLVALWWLVWPLTALGIEPKFTIPHSAKMDEVVLANGLIGSVLSDYFWALCVVWTTPLVATLGMSLTIPLAMLADMVIHGRHYSAVYILGSVQVFAGFLIANLSDWVSRKLGL; this is translated from the exons ATGAGTTGGAGATACAGAGCCGGGTTGTTCCTGATAGCGGCTGTTGTTGTTATATGGGTCTTCTCTGCAGAAGTCACCCag GGCATATTTACAGATTATAAGCAGCCATTCGCAATAACATATCTCGGAGCTTCTCTTATGGTAGTCTACCTCCCAATATCATTCCTAAAGGATTGGTTGTGTAATATCCTAAAACGTTGCTCTTCTAAAAGCGGTAGAAATGCAGAAAGCCTGAATGATTTTTCTGCTGGTCTTAGTTCTACCCTAAAATACATTGGAGGCCAGAAAGACTTTGAACTGGAACTTCAGGGGACTTTGACTAGAAAAGATAGTGAAGCAGACCTTTCACCTCATGCGGAAGCAAGTCCACTGGTCGCTAAACACAAAGATGATGCACACATACTGAAACAAGATAGGGAGCTTACAACCAAAGAAATTGCTACTTATGGATTTTACATTGCTCCAATCTGGTTTGTAACTGAG TATCTATCAAATGCTGCACTGGCACATACAAGTGTTGCAAGTACAACAGTATTATCATCTACTTCAGGACTTTTTACTCTTTTCATTGGTGTTTTTCTGGGCCAAGATTCTTTAAACCTTGCAAAAGTAGTTGCGGTCTTTGTCAGCATGGCTGGTGTTGTCATGACAACGATGGGAAAAACCTGGGCTAAAGATGACTCACAGATGAATGCTTCTGC CAATGGGAAACGTTCTCTTGTTGGTGATCTTTTTGGCCTTCTCTCAGCTATGTCATATGGTTTATTTACAG TGCTTCTTAAAAAATTTGCTGGTGAAGAAGGAGAAAGGGTTGATGTGCAGAAGTTGTTTGGCTATATAGGATTATTTACACTTGTAGCACTATGGTGGCTTG TTTGGCCATTGACAGCCTTGGGAATTGAACCCAAGTTCACAATCCCTCATTCTGCTAAGATGGATGAAGTTGTGCTTGCCAATGGTCTTATTGGAAGTGTCCTCTCTGACTACTTTTG GGCACTCTGTGTTGTATGGACGACTCCACTGGTTGCCACCTTGGGCATGTCACTCACCATCCCTCTTGCTATGTTGGCTGACATGGTAATCCATGGTCGTCACTATTCAGCAGTTTACATTCTTGGCTCAGTTCAG GTATTTGCTGGTTTTCTAATAGCTAACCTTTCAGATTGGGTCTCAAGGAAGTTGGGATTGTAG
- the LOC121260913 gene encoding ER membrane protein complex subunit 7 homolog isoform X2, translating to MRSQPVILVLLVHLCISFLSSSLAISPGEGYTVNGRVKIRSMGAQGLVLPGKLSNIKVVLNGGQRVTLLRPDGYFSFHNVPAGTHLIEVDAIGYFFSPVRVDVSARNPGKVQATMTENRRDLSELVLDPLREEQYYEIREPFSIMSVVKSPMGLMTGFMLVVVFLMPKLMENIDPEEMRRAQEEMRSQGVPSLASLLPGGAARS from the exons ATGAGATCCCAACCGGTTATTCTCGTGCTTTTGGTGCATTTAtgcatctcatttctttcctcgTCTCTCGCAATCTCACCCGG TGAAGGTTACACCGTTAACGGTCGGGTGAAGATTCGAA GTATGGGTGCACAAGGTCTTGTTCTTCCTGGAAAATTATCAAATATCAAAGTTGTACTTAATGGTGGCCAAAGGGTTACTTTACTGCGACCTGATGGATATTTCTCGTT CCATAATGTGCCAGCAGGAACTCATCTAATTGAAGTAGATGCAATAGGCTATTTCTTTTCCCCG GTCCGAGTTGATGTCAGTGCCAGAAATCCGGGCAAGGTTCAGGCCACAATGACAGAGAATAGGAGGGATTTGAGTGAGTTAGTTTTAGACCCGCTGAGAGAGGAACAATATTACGAG ATTAGAGAACCCTTTTCCATTATGTCTGTTGTGAAAAGCCCAATGGGTCTGATGACGGGATTTATGCTGGTAGTCGTGTTTCTAATGCCCAAATTAATGGAGAACATTG ATCCTGAGGAAATGAGGCGAGCCCAAGAAGAAATGAGGAGCCAAGGGGTTCCCTCCTTGGCAAGCTTGTTACCTGGTGGTGCTGCCAGGAGTTGA
- the LOC121260913 gene encoding ER membrane protein complex subunit 7 homolog isoform X1, with protein MVRRALGTSLLLVDFGSILTEDAYSISFSSRRSLARLREVKFSWANSACQDGCGMGAQGLVLPGKLSNIKVVLNGGQRVTLLRPDGYFSFHNVPAGTHLIEVDAIGYFFSPVRVDVSARNPGKVQATMTENRRDLSELVLDPLREEQYYEIREPFSIMSVVKSPMGLMTGFMLVVVFLMPKLMENIDPEEMRRAQEEMRSQGVPSLASLLPGGAARS; from the exons ATGGTGAGAAGAGCGCTTGGAACCTCTCTGTTATTGGTagattttggttcaattcttACCGAAGATGCTTATAGTATAAGTTTCTCATCAAGAAGAAGTTTGGCCCGTCTGCGTGAGGTGAAATTTAGTTGGGCCAATTCTGCCTGCCAGGATGGTTGCG GTATGGGTGCACAAGGTCTTGTTCTTCCTGGAAAATTATCAAATATCAAAGTTGTACTTAATGGTGGCCAAAGGGTTACTTTACTGCGACCTGATGGATATTTCTCGTT CCATAATGTGCCAGCAGGAACTCATCTAATTGAAGTAGATGCAATAGGCTATTTCTTTTCCCCG GTCCGAGTTGATGTCAGTGCCAGAAATCCGGGCAAGGTTCAGGCCACAATGACAGAGAATAGGAGGGATTTGAGTGAGTTAGTTTTAGACCCGCTGAGAGAGGAACAATATTACGAG ATTAGAGAACCCTTTTCCATTATGTCTGTTGTGAAAAGCCCAATGGGTCTGATGACGGGATTTATGCTGGTAGTCGTGTTTCTAATGCCCAAATTAATGGAGAACATTG ATCCTGAGGAAATGAGGCGAGCCCAAGAAGAAATGAGGAGCCAAGGGGTTCCCTCCTTGGCAAGCTTGTTACCTGGTGGTGCTGCCAGGAGTTGA